A DNA window from Danio aesculapii chromosome 14, fDanAes4.1, whole genome shotgun sequence contains the following coding sequences:
- the spon2b gene encoding spondin-2b, translating to MEKMTSLRVNCWLTVTLALLSGVPAMPVDVDRMCTAPSTAKYRLTFTGQWTQTAFPKHYPLYRPPAQWSPLIGVTHSSDYHLWQRNEYASNGVREFSERAEAWTLIKEVEAAGERIQSVYGLFSAPAVVGGTGHATTEFEVFARHSLLSFIVRIVPSPDWFVGIDSLNLCEGDHWKENISLELYPYDAGTDSGFTFSSPNFETIPQDKVTQITSSFPSHPANSFYYPRLKHLPPIAKVSLTKIKNNQIFSLPIQPTQSNQIPSGNEIDGPLINTPLDCEVSVWSPWGLCKGQCGEKGVKHRTRYIHMHPANNGAPCPSLEEKRLCIPDNCV from the exons ATGGAAAAGATGACATCTCTGAGAGTGAACTGCTGGCTGACCGTGACTCTGGCCCTGCTGAGTGGAGTCCCTGCAATGCCGGTGGATGTGGACCGCATGTGCACGGCCCCTTCCACGGCTAAGTACCGACTGACGTTTACTGGCCAGTGGACACAGACTGCCTTCCCCAAGCACTACCCTCTGTACAGGCCACCTGCTCAGTGGTCCCCCCTCATAG GAGTAACTCATAGTTCAGACTATCACCTCTGGCAAAGGAATGAGTACGCCAGTAATGGGGTGAGAGAGTTCTCTGAGAGAGCAGAGGCTTGGACCCTGATAAAGGAAGTGGAGGCAGCTGGGGAACGGATCCAGAGCGTCTATGGCCTCTTCTCAGCGCCAGCTGTGGTTGGAGGAACTGGCCACGCAACCACAGAATTTGAGGTCTTTGCAAGACACTCTTTA CTATCCTTCATTGTTCGCATTGTGCCAAGTCCTGACTGGTTTGTTGGAATAGACAGTCTGAACTTGTGCGAGGGCGACCACTGGAAAGAAAACATAAGCCTTGAGCTCTACCCCTATGATGCCGGCACAGACAGTGGTTTCACCTTCTCCTCGCCAAACTTTGAGACCATTCCTCAAGACAAGGTCACTCAG ATAACCTCATCATTCCCAAGCCACCCTGCAAACTCCTTTTACTATCCCAGATTGAAGCATCTCCCCCCAATTGCCAAAGTTTCTCTAACTAAGATCAAGAACAACCAGATCTTCAGCTTACCCATCCAGCCAACACAATCCAATCAGATCCCAAGCGGGAATGAAATAGACGGGCCTCTTATAA ATACCCCTCTGGATTGCGAGGTGTCTGTGTGGTCACCTTGGGGTCTTTGTAAGGGTCAGTGCGGTGAGAAAGGGGTAAAACACAGAACCCGTTATATTCACATGCATCCTGCAAACAACGGTGCTCCCTGTCCATCCCTAGAGGAAAAGAGGCTCTGTATTCCTGACAactgtgtgtga